Proteins from a genomic interval of Danio rerio strain Tuebingen ecotype United States chromosome 4, GRCz12tu, whole genome shotgun sequence:
- the nfyba gene encoding nuclear transcription factor Y, beta a isoform X1 yields the protein MLHDLVKPMDGDSSTTDTTQLGITGEYMAGGTYVLAQEDDGDESFNDHDDGNGSKDFFREQDIYLPIANVARIMKNAVPQTGKIAKDAKECVQECVSEFISFITSEASERCHQEKRKTINGEDILFAMSTLGFDMYVEPLKLYLQKFREAMKGEKGITPVAVGEGLGEDLTDETFTGQLPAGLITADGQQQNVMVYTTSYQQIPGVQQIQFS from the exons ATGCTACATGATTTGGTTAAACCG ATGGACGGAGACAGCAGCACCACGGATACCACTCAGTTAGGAATAACTGGAGAGTATATGGCCGGAGGGACATATGTCTTAGCCCAGGAAG ATGATGGGGATGAAAGTTTTAATGACCATGATGATGGAAATGGCAGCAAAGACTTCTTCAGAGAGCAAGACATTTACCTTCCTATCGCTAATGTCGCCCGCATCATGAAGAATGCCGTCCCACAAACTGGAAAG ATCGCGAAGGATGCGAAAGAGTGTGTGCAGGAGTGTGTGAGCGAGTTCATCAGCTTCATCACATCCGAGGCCAGCGAGAGATGCCACCAGGAGAAACGCAAGACCATAAACGGAGAGGATATCCTGTTCGCCATGTCCACTCTGGGTTTCGACATGTATGTGGAGCCGCTTAAACTCTACCTTCAGAAGTTTAGAGAG GCAATGAAGGGCGAGAAAGGCATCACTCCGGTTGCTGTTGGCGAAGGCCTTGGAGAAGATCTTACAGATGAGACTTTCA CCGGTCAGTTGCCTGCGGGACTGATCACTGCGGATGGCCAGCAACAGAATGTGATGGTGTACACCACTTCATACCAGCAG atccCTGGTGTTCAGCAGATACAATTCTCATGA
- the nfyba gene encoding nuclear transcription factor Y, beta a isoform X2 — protein sequence MDGDSSTTDTTQLGITGEYMAGGTYVLAQEDDGDESFNDHDDGNGSKDFFREQDIYLPIANVARIMKNAVPQTGKIAKDAKECVQECVSEFISFITSEASERCHQEKRKTINGEDILFAMSTLGFDMYVEPLKLYLQKFREAMKGEKGITPVAVGEGLGEDLTDETFTGQLPAGLITADGQQQNVMVYTTSYQQIPGVQQIQFS from the exons ATGGACGGAGACAGCAGCACCACGGATACCACTCAGTTAGGAATAACTGGAGAGTATATGGCCGGAGGGACATATGTCTTAGCCCAGGAAG ATGATGGGGATGAAAGTTTTAATGACCATGATGATGGAAATGGCAGCAAAGACTTCTTCAGAGAGCAAGACATTTACCTTCCTATCGCTAATGTCGCCCGCATCATGAAGAATGCCGTCCCACAAACTGGAAAG ATCGCGAAGGATGCGAAAGAGTGTGTGCAGGAGTGTGTGAGCGAGTTCATCAGCTTCATCACATCCGAGGCCAGCGAGAGATGCCACCAGGAGAAACGCAAGACCATAAACGGAGAGGATATCCTGTTCGCCATGTCCACTCTGGGTTTCGACATGTATGTGGAGCCGCTTAAACTCTACCTTCAGAAGTTTAGAGAG GCAATGAAGGGCGAGAAAGGCATCACTCCGGTTGCTGTTGGCGAAGGCCTTGGAGAAGATCTTACAGATGAGACTTTCA CCGGTCAGTTGCCTGCGGGACTGATCACTGCGGATGGCCAGCAACAGAATGTGATGGTGTACACCACTTCATACCAGCAG atccCTGGTGTTCAGCAGATACAATTCTCATGA
- the hcfc2 gene encoding host cell factor 2, whose protein sequence is MIKKGPLWKRVRSYAGPVPRARHGHRAVAIRELLVVFGGGNEGIATDLHVYNSVTKQWFLPAVRGDIPPGCAAHGFVCEGTRILVFGGMVEFGQYTNSLYELQASRWLWKKLKPRPPKNGSLPCPRIGHSFTLHANKCYLFGGMANDSEDPNGNIPRYLDDFYELELQAQSGVKGWNVPETKGGGPSARESHSSVVYCGKGGSSPRLYIFGGMCGDRLNDLWQLDIETMTWSLPPTRGQLPLPRSLHTSNVIGNKLYVFGGWVPIGEEEEALAADGVKWICTNSLSMLNFDTLTWHNLTPEEHQQGLVEQDENNADWPRARAGHCAVTVGSRLCIWSGRDGYKKYNNYQVCCKDLWYLETERPATPGAVFLVKSTISMLHVAWRPLLAAECYLLQLQPITSHHSTSAEPQTAPTPPPEPGDRRESVQKDAKSADVKIKREKDYSSQESPLSQKEKGKDGADIQPTERDISPEPSKQPETTKDWFDVGVFKTLFCEVTHYFLPSENGDMASVLSAQYTSSDTEWKLPGPHSFTGCEKQELDSGITYRFRVAGLNSCGLGDFSPISEFKTCQPGFPGAPSAVKITKGTDSVHISWEPPTSVSGKIMEYSMYLAVRKSRGNSLVERPGELAFIRIYRGTKTSCTVTEAQLSNAHIDCSARPAIVFRIAAKNDQGYGPATQIRWLQDASKLKPSVMPTDSSSSAAEPDTTCR, encoded by the exons TGACCAAGCAGTGGTTCCTGCCTGCAGTGAGAGGAGATATCCCACCTGGCTGTGCCGCTCATGGCTTTGTTTGTGAAGGCACACGGATATTGGTGTTTGGAGGGATGGTTGAGTTTGGCCAGTACACTAACAGTCTCTATGAACTGCAG GCCAGTCGATGGCTGTGGAAGAAACTAAAGCCCCGTCCACCAAAGAACGGATCGCTTCCATGCCCACGAATTGGCCACAGCTTCACTCTTCATGCTAATAAGTGTTACCTTTTTGGAGGAATGGCCAATGACAGTGAGGACCCGAATGGAAATATACCACG GTATCTGGACGACTTTTATGAGCTGGAGCTGCAGGCCCAATCCGGTGTTAAAGGCTGGAACGTTCCTGAAACTAAAGGTGGAGGCCCATCAGCAAGGGAGTCCCATAGTTCTGTGGTGTACTGTGGAAAGGGTGGCAGTTCACCGAGGCTTTACATCTTTGGGGGCATGTGTGGGGACAGACTGAATGATTTGTGGCAGTTAGACATTG agacTATGACATGGTCATTGCCTCCAACCAGAGGTCAATTGCCACTACCCAGGAGTTTGCACACCTCCAATGTCATTGGAAACAA GTTATATGTGTTCGGAGGCTGGGTTCCCATTGGAGAGGAAGAAGAGGCACTCGCTGCTGATGGAGTCAAGTGGATCTGCACCAACTCTCTTTCCATGCTAAACTTCG ACACGCTAACATGGCATAACCTGACACCTGAAGAGCACCAGCAGGGATTGGTTGAACAGGATGAAAACAATGCAGACTGGCCAAGAGCACGCGCCGGGCATTGTGCGGTAACAGTCGGCTCTCGATTATGTATCTGGAGTGGCCGAGACGGATACAAAAAGTACAACAACTATCAGGTGTGCTGCAAAGATCTGTGGTACTTGGAAACTGAGCGGCCCGCCACCCCTGGAGCAGTTTTTCTTGTGAAGTCCACCATCAGCATGCTGCACGTCGCCTGGCGGCCCTTGCTTGCAGCTGAGTGTTACCTGCTTCAGTTACAGCCAATCACATCTCATCATTCCACTTCAGCTGAACCACAGACGGCACCGACTCCCCCACCAGAGCCAGGAGACAGAAGGGAATCTGTGCAGAAAG ACGCCAAAAGTGCAGATGTCAAAATTAAAAGAGAGAAAGACTATTCATCACAG GAAAGCCCTTTGAGTcagaaagaaaaaggaaaggaTGGGGCAGACATCCAACCAACAG AGCGAGATATTTCTCCGGAGCCATCCAAGCAG CCTGAGACCACAAAGGATTGGTTTGACGTGGGTGTGTTTAAGACACTGTTCTGTGAGGTTACACACTACTTTCTGCCTTCTGAGAACGGCGACATGGCATCAGTGCTGTCTGCACAATACACATCATCTGACACAGAG TGGAAGTTGCCGGGTCCTCATAGTTTTACAGGTTGTGAGAAGCAGGAGTTGGACTCAGGAATCACATATAGGTTCAGGGTGGCCGGACTGAACAGCTGTGGTCTAGGAGACTTCAGTCCCATCAGTGAGTTCAAAACCTGCCAGCCTGGATTCCCTGGCGCACCATCTGCTGTCAAAATCACTAAG GGTACTGACTCTGTGCACATCTCCTGGGAGCCTCCGACCTCAGTGTCCGGGAAGATCATGGAGTATTCAATGTATTTGGCTGTGAGGAAGAGTCGAGGGAACAGCCTGGTGGAGCGTCCAGGTGAACTGGCCTTCATCCGAATCTACCGGGGGACCAAGACTTCATGCACAGTCACCGAAGCCCAGCTGAGCAATGCACACATCGACTGCTCTGCACGGCCTGCCATCGTCTTCAGAATCGCTGCCAAGAACGACCAGGGCTACGGTCCGGCTACTCAAATACGCTGGCTGCAAG ATGCGAGTAAACTGAAGCCGTCAGTGATGCCGACAGACTCCAGTAGTTCAGCAGCAGAGCCTGACACCACCTGCAGATGA